In Halopelagius longus, the following proteins share a genomic window:
- a CDS encoding DMT family transporter: protein MPRQTPAVSPLLALGVAVLAVSTSAILVRFSDAPSLVKAFYRVLFTVSFLAPVAVARSRESFREFGRRDALVAAAAGVALAVHFASWFESLNWTSVAASVTLVQAQPLFVAVGAWALLDERITRGVVAGIGVALAGMATMTLGDLFLPGLFAGLPGPLGSLYPGGAAAASLAGEDPLYGDALALVGAVTAAAYVLAGRSLRQRMPLIPYVTVVYGVCALVLLTLTVARGHALFTYPPREWALFLGMAVGPGVVGHTVINWALAHIESSVVSVSLLGEPVGSTLLALILLGEIPTPATVVGGAVVLGGIYVTAARRPGVEPDSAADDRPRSAGE, encoded by the coding sequence ATGCCTCGGCAGACCCCGGCGGTCTCTCCGCTTCTCGCCCTCGGCGTCGCCGTCCTCGCGGTGAGTACGAGCGCCATCCTCGTCAGGTTCAGCGACGCGCCGAGTCTGGTGAAGGCGTTCTACCGGGTGCTCTTCACCGTCTCCTTTCTCGCGCCGGTGGCCGTCGCTCGCTCTCGCGAGTCGTTCCGGGAGTTCGGGCGGCGCGACGCCCTCGTCGCCGCCGCCGCGGGCGTCGCCCTCGCAGTCCACTTCGCCTCGTGGTTCGAGAGCCTGAACTGGACGAGCGTCGCCGCGAGCGTCACCCTCGTGCAGGCGCAACCGCTGTTCGTCGCCGTCGGCGCGTGGGCGCTTCTGGACGAACGCATCACGCGCGGCGTCGTCGCGGGCATCGGCGTCGCACTCGCCGGGATGGCGACGATGACGCTCGGGGACCTGTTTCTCCCCGGCCTCTTCGCGGGACTCCCCGGCCCCCTCGGGTCGCTCTACCCCGGCGGCGCGGCGGCGGCGTCGCTGGCGGGCGAGGACCCCCTCTACGGCGACGCCCTCGCACTCGTCGGCGCGGTGACCGCCGCCGCGTACGTCCTCGCAGGTCGGTCGCTGCGACAGCGGATGCCGCTGATACCGTACGTGACGGTCGTCTACGGCGTCTGCGCGCTCGTCCTCCTGACGCTGACCGTCGCCCGCGGTCACGCGCTCTTTACGTACCCGCCGCGGGAGTGGGCGCTGTTTCTCGGCATGGCCGTCGGCCCGGGCGTCGTCGGCCACACCGTCATCAACTGGGCGCTGGCGCACATCGAGTCAAGCGTCGTCTCCGTCTCCCTGTTGGGGGAACCCGTCGGGAGCACGCTGTTGGCGCTGATTCTCCTCGGCGAGATTCCCACGCCCGCCACCGTCGTCGGCGGTGCCGTCGTCCTCGGCGGAATCTACGTCACGGCGGCGCGTCGCCCCGGCGTCGAACCCGACTCCGCCGCGGACGACCGGCCCCGCTCCGCGGGCGAATGA